The genomic segment ttattagtttccttttttctttttttagggccgcacctgcagcatatgaaagttcccaggctagaggtcaaatcagagttacagctgccggcctacaccacagccacagcaacacaggatttgagccacatcttcaacctacaccacagctcatagcaatgccagatccttaacccactgagcaaggccagggatcaaacccttaccctcatggatactagtggggttcttaacccgctgagccacaatgggaactctgctctgATAGCTTTTTGTGTGATTAGCTTTTTGTGTGGATAGCTTGTTGATATGGTGGCTTacacagattgatttttttttttttttggcgtgcAGCACCAATGAcatgagatctcagttcccagaccagggaccaaGGATTGCACCTGGGCCACAGTCGTGAAAGTACTAACCACTAGTCCAAAGCAAACAGCCAGAATgctaatgttttttgtttgtttgtttgtttggggttttttttgtcttttgccatttcttgggccgctcctgtggcatgtggaagttcctaggctaggggtcaaatcggagctgtagccactggcctacgccagagccacagcaactcgggatccgagccacgtctgcaacctacaccacagttcacagcaacgccagatccttaacccactgagcaagaccagggattgaacctgcaacctcatggttcctagtcggattcgttaacccctgagccatgacgggaactccagaatgctaATCTTTAAGAGGTTGCATTGCTAGCTTCAGAAGAAACGGTGAAAAATTTGATCTTAACATTGGAGAAGGCATTCCCACCTTTGAGGAGCCCTGTTAACTTTTAACACAAATGCAAATTGCACattagggagggaggaaggaagcacaaatggacagagagagaagtttaactttcctttttctttttttttgtgagggGGGGGTTctggccacacctaaggcatgtggaagttcccaggccagggatcaaatctgagccacagcaatgtcccaagccactacagtgacaatgctggatccttaacccttgttCCAATGGAACAAGGAACTCCAGTGTTTAACTTTTCTTGCCCTACCttaaaatgtaagttttatttcatcaatgtagtccagtttatcttttttctttcattgcctgTGTTTTtgaagaaatcattgccaaatccattGACATAAAGCTTTTCCactatattttcttcttagagtttTGTAGgtctaggtcttcaatccattttgagttaatttttgtatgtagtaTAAGGCAAGGGTCCAAATTTACACATTTGATTATGCTTATTCAGTTTTCCctacaccatttgttgaaaagactgtcctttccccaatGAACGGTCTTGACACCCTTGTTGAAAATAATTTGACTGCATATAAGAGGGTACTTTCTGGGCTCTATTcaattccttcattcttttttatgagtgaataatattccattgtgtggctaTCCCACATTTTACTTATAGTAAGCCTAATATTTTATCTCTGCATTTAATCATGTGATGTTATCAGGTCACTGATTAATGGATTACTGAGCCCTTGCCCAGGACCTTTCTTTGATCAGTAGAACATTTTACAGTCTGAAAATAGTgtctaatttgtttgtttgttttatccctGTCCACTCTTCATGTGGATTCTAGAATTTCACTATGGAGAAAATCCCATACATCTGTCGCAGAGAAAACTGCCAATATGTTCTTGGAAGAGACAAACTCCATTATTGGGTTTTCTGCCTATGGCTATTACAAACctctaattaaacctaaaataaCCCGTTTTGAAATCCACACTGCTAATATTCTCAGTCATACCATGTATATCTGCAGAATGCTTTCTAATTTTCAAAGCAGTGATTTGTGTCTTGTTTATTACTCCTGCCGTCTGCCACACAAGCTTAGTGTTTGTTGGAGGGAAGAATGCAGAATATCGGCTAATATTTTTTTGAGCACTTCCCAAGTGCTTTTTAGCACATACCTTGTCTCACGCTCTCATATattcctcacagcaaccctactCCGTAGGTACCGTTATTTACTGAGGATAGACTGAGGTTTGAAGGAGTTTAAGTAGCAAGGCCACACACTGGTCAAATAGAAAACTCCAGGAAAGGGCAAAGTACATAGCTCAGGGAGTCTCCGTTTTATTGAGCGTTAGATGCCGCAGCTCCCTGCGACAACTGGCCTGGAAGCTCTGCGCACCCCAGGCCTCTTGTCTGCCCCGCGCTGCCACAAAGTGCTGTTTTGAAACAGAATCTACCTCCCCTTATATGTAAATTCTGTGGCTGGAAGACTTGAGTGCAGAAAGGGAAAAGTCGTGTGCCTCTTTTCCAGACTCGCTGTGGAAACTCCGCCCCGTCTCCGTGGAAACCCGTCCTCTGCCTTGGCGGTCACCAAGGGCGGAGCTCGGCGTCGCCGCCCCTCCCCCAGTTTGCAAcagctcccaggctgggagcGATCACTGTCACCCCTTCCTTCACCTCTCCGTTCCTCTTTTCGgctgccctccctgcctgctgTCCTTTCGTGGCCCAAATCACGTGCTGGAGCCCGCACTTGCCGCACGGCGCTCGGCTGGGAAGCTGCACGGGAGTCCGGGCCTGAGAGCCTTGGTGCTTGGCCTCCTCCCGCCGCATTCCCGGGCCCACCTCTAGGCTGCGCTGATTGGCGGCTTCTGGACCATCCCCCCGCCCTGAGCAGATAGAGTACTCTGCCCAGCGGAAAGTTTATTGCGCCGGGAGGAAGTTGGACATTTAGAGACTCTTGAGAAGGCAGCTACGGAGGCTGCAGAGGTCTGGCAGGCCATGGAGGAGCCCCCTTTgcgagaggaggaggaggaaggggacgAGGCGGGGCCCGAGGGGGCTCTGGGCAAGAGCCCCTTCCAGCTGACAGCCGAAGACGTATATGACATCTCTTACGTGATGGGCCGAGAGCTGATGGCCCTGGGCAGCGACCCCCGGGTGACACAGCTGCAGTTCAAGATCGTCCGTGTTCTGGAGATGCTGGAGACGCTGGTGAATGAGGGCAACTTGACGGTGGAGGAGCTGAGAATGGAGCGGGACAACCTCAGGACGGAGGTGGAGGGGCTGCGGAGAGAGGGCTCCGCGGCCGGCGGAGAGGTGAGTGTGGGAGGGACGGGACTCTACCGAGGAGCCGTGGGATGTGCGTCGACTGGCCGGGAAGCAGCTTTCCTCTCTTGAACATCCAAGCCCCTCAAAACAAATCACTGGGAGGGTCCAGATCCTCAGATTACAATGATTATAACTATCAGATTATAATGATAGTTAACATTAATTGAGCATTTACTAATGCTGGGCCCTATGCCGATTATTGTCTAAATCAGTGGCTTTCAGCGTTTTTGACTGGGACTTTGAGCAGTGGATCTCAGGctttagcatgcatcagaatcaccttgcATTCCTTAAAACACATTTTGTCTGGCCCCGGCTCCAGAGTTCCTGATCCAGTAGGTCTAGAATCggacctgagaatctgcatttctcacaagttcCCAGTTGATGCTGATACTCTTGATCCAAGTATCCCACCTTGAGACTCTTTGTCTTagagtaagaaatacatttcaactAGAGAAATTAGTGCTTAAGACCAGCAAAAGACCCAAACAAGAATATTCAGAGCGTTCTTATTCATAATTGTGCCAAACTCAAAGCAATCCAAATGAACAGAaggatggattttttaaattgttgtataTTCGTACAATGCAATATTACACCACAATGAAAAAGATCTGAATATCAATACACACAACTgtatggatgaatctcacaggTGTTACATTGAGAGACAGAAGCCAGGTACAAAAGAGAGCCTACTGTATGTGGAATTCAGGGACAGGCAAAATAACCTTTACAACATAGAAGATCGGTTGATAGTAACCCTGGGAGGAGAGGGtgctgggaggagcaggagggaaatttatagtggcTATGTGGATATACACATATGCTAAAAATCATAAAGCTATAAATTTGATTGGTACATTTTTCTGTATATGTGTTATACCcccattttacaaaattaaattttacatcCATATCTAGTATTGATGAAACAAGTTTCAAGAAATAATTTACCCTAGTTCAACCTTTCTAAACATGATAGTCATACtttcttattccatttttatgaatttttaaattattttgcaactaaataaattaatgtgatGACTCACTAGTGGTTCTCCagctacagtttaaaaaaaaaaaaagctgccttaAGTgggttatctcatttaattctcacgctattattatgcccattttataaaaatggaggCATAAAACAGTTATATAATTTGCCCAAGGGCTTGCCAAAGAggtagaggcaggatttgaacacaGAGATGCTAACCTTAACCACACTGTACTGAAATACAGACCTATGACCTTACTTATAACATTTGATGAGAGACTTCACTGTGCAGGTTTAGGGGCTATAGAGCTAAGTTAGACAaggtccctgccttcatggagcttcaCATCTAGCGGAAGAGATAAGACACACAGACCTCTGAAACTAGACCACAATATTACAGACTGAGAAGCAGGCCATGAAAGAACAGCAGGGGTAAACAacatggtcctactgtatagcacagagaactatattcaatgccctatgataaactgtaatggaaaaggatattttttgaaagtgtgtgtgtgtaactgaatcattttctgtatagcagaaattaacataacattgtaaatcgactatacttcaataaatttttttttttgtctttttgccatttcttgggccgctcctgcggcatatggaggttcccgggctaggggtcgaattggagctgtagctgccaagcctacgccagagccacagcaacgcaggatccaagccgcgtctgcgacctacaccacagctcacggcaatgccggaaccttgacccactgagcaagggcagggatcgaacccgaaacctcatggttcctagtcggattcgttaaccactgcaccacgacgggaactccccaataaaaatatttaaagggagttcccactgtgactcagtggtaatgaatccaagtagtatccatgagga from the Phacochoerus africanus isolate WHEZ1 chromosome 15, ROS_Pafr_v1, whole genome shotgun sequence genome contains:
- the RILPL2 gene encoding RILP-like protein 2 translates to MEEPPLREEEEEGDEAGPEGALGKSPFQLTAEDVYDISYVMGRELMALGSDPRVTQLQFKIVRVLEMLETLVNEGNLTVEELRMERDNLRTEVEGLRREGSAAGGEVNLGPDKMVVDLTDPNRPRFTLQELRDVLQERNKLKSQLLVAQEELQCYKSGLIPPREGPGGRKEKDTLVARASNARSNKEEKTIIRKLFSFGSGKQT